Proteins from a genomic interval of Dethiosulfovibrio peptidovorans:
- a CDS encoding peptidase M23: MTTKSHQSVISRLMMACFLMFVTARTALAGPVEFWAPRQVLLGEPFLVQVKVWGEADRCTLSWRGRNVPVELRDAGDGLLEGVALLGTDAARKPAVGELLKVWVASQEVRFVSRWTIDVLPKVYPSEHLTVTSSMVHPPTSVHERIAKERIRLRAALNTVTDRRLWSLPFLRPVLGTISSPYGFRRIYNGIPRRRHSGTDFRAPVGTPVRCAASGRVILTGNFYYVGRAVYVDHGQSVISMYFHLSEIAVREGQMVNAGDILGVSGKSGRVTGPHLHFGVALGGRLVDPMPLLMGDEGTMLAETTIGRSKSKP, from the coding sequence ATGACTACAAAGAGTCACCAATCTGTGATATCGCGGCTGATGATGGCCTGCTTTTTGATGTTTGTGACTGCCAGGACAGCCTTGGCTGGACCTGTGGAGTTTTGGGCTCCCAGGCAGGTCCTGCTGGGTGAGCCCTTTTTGGTACAGGTGAAGGTATGGGGGGAGGCTGATCGGTGTACTCTGTCATGGAGGGGGCGGAACGTGCCCGTGGAGCTTCGGGATGCCGGGGATGGCCTCCTGGAGGGAGTCGCGCTGCTGGGAACCGATGCTGCCAGAAAACCGGCTGTCGGGGAACTCCTCAAGGTATGGGTGGCTTCTCAGGAGGTGCGGTTCGTTTCCCGGTGGACCATAGACGTCCTCCCCAAGGTTTATCCTTCTGAGCATCTGACCGTGACCTCGTCCATGGTTCATCCTCCCACCTCAGTGCATGAACGAATCGCCAAAGAACGGATCAGGCTCCGAGCTGCGTTGAACACAGTGACTGACAGGCGTTTATGGTCTTTACCCTTTCTTCGCCCCGTGTTGGGGACAATCTCAAGTCCTTACGGTTTCCGTCGGATCTACAACGGCATTCCCAGGCGTCGCCATAGTGGTACGGATTTTCGAGCTCCTGTGGGTACACCGGTCCGGTGTGCTGCTTCTGGACGGGTGATCCTGACGGGGAATTTCTACTATGTCGGGCGGGCGGTCTACGTGGATCATGGGCAATCGGTGATATCCATGTATTTTCACCTGTCGGAGATTGCTGTGAGGGAGGGGCAAATGGTCAATGCGGGGGATATTTTGGGAGTCTCTGGAAAATCCGGGAGGGTGACTGGACCACATCTCCATTTTGGTGTGGCCCTGGGAGGTCGATTAGTAGATCCCATGCCTTTGCTTATGGGGGACGAGGGGACCATGTTGGCAGAGACGACCATAGGACGCTCCAAATCTAAGCCTTAA